The following are from one region of the Gossypium hirsutum isolate 1008001.06 chromosome D03, Gossypium_hirsutum_v2.1, whole genome shotgun sequence genome:
- the LOC107949608 gene encoding 11-beta-hydroxysteroid dehydrogenase A: MDLIHKFLNLVAPSFTFFSFVFLLPPIYFFNFFLSILRSVFSENLAGKVVVITGASSGIGEHLAYEYGRRGARLALTARREKSLQEIADRARDLGSPDVIVIRADVSKVDDCRRLVEETVNHFGRLDHLVNNAGINTVCMFEDAPPDMSLFRAIMDTNFWGSVYTTRFAVPHLKNSKGKIVVMSSAASWMNDPRTSVYNASKAALTAFFDTLRIELGSEVKITIVTPGFIESEITQGKFLQRDGNMEVQQDMRDVQVSSIPVGSASGCAQAIVNSASRGDRYLTQPSWFRVTYLWKLFFPELVEWSYRLSHFSRPGAPHQQAPSKKILDFTGLKNVVYPSSIQSPEIKTD, translated from the exons ATGGATCTTATTCACAAGTTCCTCAACCTCGTAGCTCCTTCATTCACCTTCTTTTCATTTGTCTTTTTATTACCACCCATTTATTTCTTCAACTTCTTCCTTTCCATCTTACGCTCCGTTTTCAGTGAGAATCTTGCTGGGAAAGTCGTCGTCATCACAGGCGCTTCTTCCGGTATAGGAGAG CATTTGGCATACGAATATGGTAGAAGAGGAGCAAGGTTAGCTCTGACAGCAAGAAGAGAGAAATCACTGCAAGAAATTGCTGATAGAGCTCGTGATTTGGGATCTCCCGATGTTATTGTAATTCGTGCTGATGTTTCTAAAGTTGATGACTGCAGACGACTTGTTGAGGAAACCGTGAATCATTTCGGAAGAT TGGACCATCTGGTAAATAATGCTGGAATCAATACAGTCTGCATGTTTGAAGATGCACCTCCGGACATGTCTCTTTTCAGAGCTATAATG GACACAAATTTCTGGGGTTCGGTTTATACAACCCGATTTGCAGTTCCACACCTTAAAAACAGCAAAGGCAAGATCGTTGTCATGTCTTCAGCAGCTTCATGGATGAATGATCCAAGAACAAGCGTCTACAAT GCAAGCAAAGCAGCATTGACAGCCTTTTTCGATACATTAAGGATTGAACTTGGATCCGAGGTTAAGATAACAATTGTAACACCTGGTTTTATCGAGTCTGAAATCACCCAAGGCAAATTCCTTCAAAGAGATGGTAACATGGAAGTTCAGCAAGACATGAGAGAT GTACAAGTGAGTTCTATACCAGTAGGGTCAGCCAGTGGGTGCGCCCAGGCAATAGTGAACAGTGCAAGCAGAGGAGATCGGTACTTGACTCAGCCGTCATGGTTCAGGGTGACTTACCTATGGAAGCTGTTTTTCCCGGAACTGGTGGAATGGAGTTACAGATTATCCCATTTCTCGAGGCCAGGAGCCCCACACCAGCAAGCACCAAGCAAGAAGATATTGGATTTCACTGGTCTCAAGAATGTTGTTTATCCATCATCCATCCAATCACCTGAGATTAAGACTGACTAA